The region CCACGGCAAGACTAATCGCCCATTGAATCATTTCAAGAATCTGGCGTCCCTGCAAAATCCCAATGATACCCACAGTGATTGCAATGCCTATAACAAGTATGCCTATCCATTTGCCTACGCTTGCCATGCGTTTTTCTAGAGGTGTTGTTTCTTGTGGGGCTACTTGGACCATTTCGGCAATTTTTCCAAATTCTGTTTTCATGCCCGTGTCAGTTACAATTGCTTTTGCCCGGCCGTAAACAAGAACTGTCCCGGTGAAAACCATGTTTTTTCTATCGTTTAACTGGGTTTCATCAGGAAGTGGTGCAGTGTTTTTGTCAACTGGCGCTGATTCACCTGTTAGTGCTGCTTCTTCAAGCTTAAGACTGAAGGTTTCAATAAGGCGGGCATCAACTGGCACTTTATCGCCAGTGTAAAGCATGATTATGTCGCCTGGAACAAGTTGGCTTGCGCGAATCTGTATTTCTTTTCCATCACGCAAAACCATTGCCATTGGTGCAGTCATTTTTCTGAGGGCTTCAAGGGCTTTTCCTGAACGATACTCCTGTCTAAAACCAAGAAGAGCACTGACAATAACAATTACAAGAATGATGGTGGCATCAACAAATTCGCCCATGACAAGTGAAAGCGCTGTTGCGACGATTAGGATAATCATGAGGATGTCTTTGAATTGGTGGAGAAAAATTGTTAATGGTGATTTACCTTTTTCTTTTTTAAGCTCATTAGAACCATACTTTTCTAATCTTTCTTGAGCTTGTACAGTGGTTAACCCTTCGGTAGAAGTGTCAAGTTCACTTAGTGTTTCTTGAATGGTTTTGCTGTGCCACGGTTTTGCCATTTTCTATCTCCATTAAATACACGTGACTCTTTAATTAAGGATAAGTTTGTTTGTTGTTATTTTGCTTAGAAACTGTTTTCTTATTTTGCTTCTACTTAAAAATGCAACTGTGACGTGTGTTTTCTTTATTTAATGAATTGTTAACTTAAGAATTAATCATGCTTTGGAGCTACGAAAGGTTATTAAGTAATTGGGTATTCTTTCTAACGGCAAGAAATGCAGAATCATTCTGCCAATTTCAAGGTAACCTCCAGCTCAACAGGCTGGTGTAACCAACCCAAAAAGGTTAAAATACCCGAATGAAGAGGTGAAAAGGTATGGAAAACATTTACGCTGCAATGCTCCTTCACAAGGCAGGAAAAGAAATCAACGAAGATGCAGTAACAAAAGTTCTCTCAGCAGCAGGACTCGAAGTTGATGCAGTTCAAATTAAAGCTCTAGTTGCGTCTCTTAGTGAAGTAAACATTGAGGATGCAATCAAAGCCGCGCCAACAATGATGGCAGCCGCTCCAGTAGCAGCTCCAGCAGAAGAAAAACCAGCAGCTCCAGCAGAAGAAAAGAAGAAGCCTGAAGACGATAAAGCCAAAGAAGAAGCAGCGCTTGAAGGATTAGGTGCCCTGTTCGGGTAATAAATTAACCTCAACCATTTTTTAATTTATTTTTATTTTCTAATTCTTTATTGATTTAGTGTTAAATCTGTTTTGATTAATTTGCAACAGAAATGCTTCGTTAGAAGAGTCATCATTTGTCTATAGATTAAATATAGAAATGGTGGATAACTTTTTTAAAGTTATTATTTTAAATTTATTTATTCATGGAAATTAAAGATAAATTATCGGGTATTGATTGTTTCTTTTTATTTTTGTTTGCAGTTTTTTCCATATTTGCCATATCTTTTAAGATGTTTTCAGTCTTTAATAACGGGCTTTTAGCCACCAGCTACTTCGCAGTCCTGATTATTTCAGTTATAGTTTTATCATTTGATTCTGACAGACAAAAAAGGCGAAAAAGAGCAAACATCAATGCCGCCCTATCGCCACAACAATAGACTTTTTGGCACAAACGATGACGTTATTGTTTCCAAGAAATTTTTGTTAAGCGTTTTGGGTTGGCTGAGCTGGCTCTTGCGGTGTTCCCATAGTTTGGTCGGGTTGTGCAAGTTCTGGCGCTGGTTCGGCAGGTTTTGGCTTGTTTCTATCCAAGAAAAGCTTAATCGCTACTATAGGTACCCAACCGCTAATAATCATAAGTGTCCCTGGGAATCCGCCCAGTTGATGCCCCAGAAGCGGCGAAAGTACCAATATAATCTCCGCTAAGAAAGCTTCCCAAATGCCAAATGCCAATGTCATTGCAAAGATTGCTATGTACGCGGTTTTTTTGCCAAATTTTTTGTAGGTTTGCACTGCAAGGACGCCTGCAAAAAAGAAGTCGCCCAGTCCTAATCCGCGGAAAGCAAACCCAGCCCATGTTACGGTAACGGGGATGTTGGGTAAGTAAACCAGCACTGGCAATCCAAGGTTTGTGAATGTGTGTGCTGCAGCAACCATGGGTCCGCTGAAAACCAAAATGATGTCTAGAATTGTTAGCATAACCGCGAATATCCCGACGGTTTTCCAGTTAAACAGTGTGCTCAAGTACAATATGATGAGCAGGGCAAATGTGAAGCCGAACATGTCCATCAGAAACGGTGACCAAACCGCTGCTGTCCACGCATTATAAAACACGTTAAAGAAAACAAACAGTAACAAAAACAGCAGTGCTGGCTGAGCAGCTAAGTACCAGCGGAATTTTTTTGCTTGGTGTTTCTTTTCTAAGATTAAAGCTGTAAAACAGAACGCTGCGGCAGCAAAGAAGGCTATTGCCCGAACGATTGTCAAGTTATCTGTGACGGGGGCAAAAAGGCAAACTAATCCAATGATTATACCTGCAATGCCAAATCCGATGGAGACTACTTGTGCGCGTGTCTTGTTTAATCCTGAGAACACGTACGAGAACGTGTATAGTAGCATTGTGTATGAGCCGAGGAATAGGAGCAGGAAAATGTTTGAGAATATTTGTTCAGGTGCATACGTGGATGTGTAAGCTATCACGGAGATGGCTGCTGCGATGAACACGACAAGAAGCGCTACATCTTTTGTTTTGAACTCTTTTTCTTCCACTGTTGCCGTTAATCTGCCTTCTACGCGCTTGTTAAGTGCAGTTGCAACTAGCACGACAATCAAAAGAGCAATCGGCATGGCAACATCAATAGAGGGCATAAGCTTCACAAATGGTCAAAGCAGTTTTTATCCCTTTACCAAAAACAAGGAAAAATAACATGCCAAATGATGGGTTAACTTCACCAATCGCGGCTGGAAGAACCTGTTTTTGAGTTGAAAAATTGCCCTTTGGGCTATTAGGAGCCTCCCCTCTATCGTTTCTGCAATGAGTTTCTATTTGGAGCCTAATAGGAATGTTGATACATTGGTTTTAGTTGTTCCCAGTTAGCTCTTTTTAGGAGGGTTTTGAGGTTTTGGCGGGTGCATGCTTGAAATGGTATACTGTTACGCCCATCCCCAAAGTAACCCCTGCTGCTACGGCTGCTCCTGCAACCAAAGTGGTAGTGTCTGATAGGTTTGAGTTATCACCCGATGAGGTGGATGGTTGCACAAAATTGTAATCTAAAGGTGTGTAAACGTCGATTGATTGTGTGTATTCAAACCAGTCAACTGGACCGCCTATGCAGTAAATTTTATCGTCCAGTACTGCATGGGCAAAGCTGTAACGTGCCGTGGGCATACTTGCTGCAGAACTCCACGTATCAGAAGCAACATCATACACAAAAGTAGCATTCAACACACTATCAACAAACCCCTCGCACCCGCCTAAAACATAGATTCTCTCAGGAGCAAACTGCCCCGTCGTAGCCACGATGCCTGTGCAGGCGTAATACTTAGGTATTTGTGCGCCAGTGCTCCAATTACCCGTTTTGGTATCATAAATGAGGGTGGCTGTGGGGATTATAACGTATATTTTCTCGTTAACACTGACAGGTTTCACATCAAGGCTGCTTAGGGAGGTTATTTTTGTCCAAGTATCAGTTGCTGGATCATACTGCTGGATTTCTTGATTGATTAACACATAAATTTTATTGCCTATAACACAAGCATCTACACTGCTAGATGTGTATGTTAAAGGCTTTTTTGTTTCCCAAGTATCAGTTTGCGTATCATAAACCTCATTAAGATTTGTCGGCTTATCGGTCAGGTTCTTGCCACCTATCAGATAGATTTTTTCACCTACTGCTGCTATAGCAAAACCTGTCCTAGGAGTAGGCATAGCAGTCTTATTTATCAACGTGTCAGTTTCCGGGTCATACCTGTAAGTGGAAACCATGTGGAAAATAAATATGTGATCACCCACAGTAGCGGCCTTAAAGAAAGATAATGGTGGGACGGTGGCTGTTTTGGTTTCCCATACATCACCTGTTGGGGCTGCTGCTGTAATCATTATGCTTAAACCATACATTGCTAAAAGAATAAGACAAGTAACTATCATGCGAAGCTTCATTTTGTTTCTTCACACTCAAACGTGGGTTTTTGTTTGTTTATAAATTTTTTTTAAATCTCGCCATTTGCCAGAAGCTACCTATGCGGTTACGCAACGACAAACACAACCTAAAAATCAACACTTCCACTTTCTTGCCAAACACATTCATCAAGCAAGATGCTATCCCTCTCTATCTTTTCTGCAAGGGTTGGCTATTTGGAGCCTAATAGAAATGCTGACTATTAGTGTCTGCGTTTCCTGTAGAGCAATAGGCTTGTGGCAACTATCACTGTACATGCTATGATGGCTCCCGCAATCAACGCCATTGGGGGGCAACTCTTGATTCTGAGTCGGTGTTGCTGTGGGCGTTGGTGTAGCAGTGTTCACGGTGAAGATGTGCACAGTTAAGAGATAACGCCAGTGTTGAAGTAAACGTTGAAGAGTGCAAGCGTTGCCAAAAGAGCTTCCTCAGTGCGAACCGTAACTGTTCCCTGCTCTGGAACCGTGTTTACCACAAAATCCGCCAGTTTCTCAATGCGTCTGCCCTCTGATTCTGCAATCTCATCTAACCCCCGCGAAGGCGCACCAAACGCAACCAGAACCTGTCCCGCATTTGCCCAGCGAGCCCCAATTTTTTCTGTAACATCAGCGAAGACGTCGCCGATTTTGCTTGTGGCAACCACTAAGTCAAACCCGCCAGCGTCAATCACGCGCGAGAAAGATTTGGGTTCAACCTTAACTTGGTAGCTCCAATATGACTGTATATCCTCGCGGTTTACGGTTTGCACTTCAACTCTGCCGCCTAAATTAACCACTTGCAAGGTTAGGCGCTGATTAACCGTGAATTGATGCTCTCGCAAGAGTGCAGGATGCTCAACGCCGATGTCCACCATTAAGCCATCCTTAGTTTCTGAAACTACCACGCCGTCGCGGTACTCGCCTACTTTGAGATGTTTGGTTTTGCCGCTCAACGGATGGTTTGGCGTACGCAAGGGTGGAAGAATGCCTGCGTATTGTAGGTCAGGTTCGATGCCAAAGAGGGTTTTGCGTAGGTATTGTGGGGTTTCCAGATAGTTGAGCAGTAATTCGATGAATTGTAGGTTTTTTTTCTGGTTGGCTTTTGGATTGTCGGGGTACAGGATTATTTGGTCAACTCGAAAAATGGCGGCTGCTCTGCCGATTAAGCCAATTTTAGCGGTTTTTTCCCGCAGGTGTGGTGTGTCAGATATGACTGAGGCTGGAATTGCAATTGAGAGTTTCTTTTTGGGCAAATTTTTTGCTCCTAGATAAGTTTTAATTCGCGGTTTATCGTTGAGCTTAAAAGGCGGAGAAGAGATATAAAAACTACGGGTGCCCATGAAGCTTAAATGTTCACGGCTCTACCAAAGCCCTCTGGAGATGTAGCATTTATGCGTGCAGACAGACAAGTGCAGTTAATTCTTGCTTTGGCTGTAACTGCAGTATTTGCAGTTTTGTCTCTAACCTTCGTGTTTAAATTGATTGATTATATTTTATTGCAACAGGTAACAGTCGTGGTCGGCGCAATCTTGGGCTCATTAGTGATTTTAGCAATAGGAGATAAAGATAATGAAACCACAAACTGAAAGTTCCCTTGATAACCTCAAAAAGATTCAAGACCAAGACAAAAGCAACATGCTCTCTTTCTGCATAAACATCTCCGCAAATTACCTCCAAGCCTACCAACTGGCAAAAACCATAAAACTATCTTATCCCAAACCAAGCAGCATAATTGTTGCTGGAATGGGTGGCTCTGCAATAGGCGGCGACCTGCTCAAGGATTGGGCAAAAGACAAAATTGCAGTTCCAATCGAAATAAACCGAGACTATCAACTACCCGCTTACGCTGGCAAGAAAACGCTTGTGATTGTAAGTAGCTATTCAGGCGAAACCGAGGAGTCTTTGGGTGCTTTTCTTGACGCAAAAAAACGTGATTGCATGATTTTCTGTGTCAGTTCTGGAGGTGCATTGTTAAAGTATGCTGAAGCGTTAGGTGTGCCCTTTTTGTGTGTTCCTAAAGGGATGCCGCCGCGGGTTGCGCTTCCATATATGTTGATGCCGCTGTTTGTTTGTATGGAGCGGTTGGGTTTGGCATCTGGTGTTTCTGAGGAAGTCGTGGAAGCTGCAGAAGTGCTAAAGCAACTTGCTGATGAATACGCCACCGAAGTTGCCTCAAAAGATAACTTGGCAAAAACCTTAGCCTTAAAACTTAACGGCTCGGTTCCAACAATTTACGGGTTTGAAATTTACCGCAGTGTATCTCAAAGATTCAAACAGCAAATAAACGAAAACTGCAAAAACCCCGCCAAATGGGCAGTATTCCCCGAGCTTAATCATAACGAGATTGTAGGATGGGAAAACGCTAAAGACACCGCCCATCTCTTCTCAGTTATCTTCATTGAAGACAAGGACGCCTCAAAAGCAATAAAAAGCCGCATATCAGTCACCAAGCAACTGATGAAAAACTCAGGAGCAAAAATGCTCCAAATCCAAAGCCAAGGCAAAACAGCGCGGGCAAAAATGCTCTCCGTTATCTGTTTGGGTGATTTTGTAAGTGTTTATCTTGCAGTTCTAAGAGGAGTTGACCCAACGCCTGTTGAAACCATAAACCAGCTTAAATCAGCTCTTGAAAAGAGCGGTGTAAAAGAGGAGATAGTTGCGGGTTTGGAGAAATTGGCGGAGAACTGTTAATCTGTTTTATCAGGTTTTTCTTGACTGCTTTTTGAGCTAGCGGATTTTATACTTTCTCTTATTTTACGTTTATACAAGTAACCTTCCAGAACATACAGCAAGAAAATGATGAAGGGCACCATTAACGCCATGAACAGTGCCGCCCAGAAGACATGAATAATCGTGTTTTTCTCAAAGTAAATCATCAAGTCCCCTATGACGTTGAAGGCAAAAAAAGCAATAATCAATATCGCCGCTATCACTGGAAGATTACGCTTGTTCAATCAATTGAGCCCCACTAGGTTGTGTAAATCCCGCAATGAATTAGAAAGTTAATGAAGCAAGCGGTTATAAGCTTTAAGGCGGGCTACTTGTTTTTCAGTTTTTCTTCCAGCAACAAAAGCAGTTCCTGAGGCTTAACAGGCTTAACTAAGTATGCATCTGCTCCTTCATCAAGAGCTTTAACCCCAGTTTCCAGCGAAGGAAACCCTGTAATCATTATCTTCACAGTATTTTTAAGCTGGGTTTTCAGTTTTGCCAGCAAATCGGTTCCATCCATGTCTGGAAGTCTAATGTCAACTAATGTTAAATCGTAATGTTGTTTTTCAGTTTTTTCTATTGCTTCTTTTCCTGTTTCAGCAACATCGATTTCATAACCGTTCTTTTGGAGAATACGTGTAAAAGTTCTAAGAATCGATTTATCATCGTCTACTACAAGAATCTTTTTTTTGTGTTCCAATTTTGGTTCCTTCCAGTCCCCATAATTTTTTGTTGTACTAGTGGTGAACAATAAAATTTCTCCTGACAATAGGCTTTTAGCCCTGTACCTTTCCGTTATTGCTATTTGAGTTTTCGAGATTAATAAACGCTATCCTAAAGTTAACATGCTAAATTATCGCATAAGCGAAAATATGGCTTATTTTTAAGCTTTATATAAACCGTGCTTATCTATTTTTAGTGATTATTGTTTTAAGGGCGAAAATACTTGAGTCTCAATGAAAAGGACATAACTAAATTTCTGCAGATGCTGGGGCTTTCCAAAAGAGAAATTCAAGTTTACATGTTTCTCGCCAAAAGTGGCGTACAATCAACCAGTTTTGTTGCGAAACGGCTAAAAATGGAGCGTGTGCAGGCTTACCGTACCTTCAAAAAACTGCAGGAAAAAGGCTTCATCGAAGCAACACTTGAGCGGCCAACACGCTTCACTATTGTTCCATTTGAAAATTTAGTTGACAGCTTCATTAACGTAAAAAAGAATGAAGTAAACAACCTGAGCGAGCAAAAACAGGGGCTACTTGCCGCTTGGCAATCAATTAGTGCTCCAGAATCCGAATACACCCTAGCCAAGTTTTCCATAATCACTGGCAAGAAAAAGATTCATTCAAAAATGCTCAGCATGATTGAAGAAGCAAACAATGAGGTCCTAATCTTAACCACTGCGTTGGGTTTAATTCAAGAAGATATTGCTGGCATATTTGATGCTGCAATGACAACAAAAGGCAAAAACCTTCAGCTTCAAATAATCACTTCAATAAGCCAAGAAAACCTCAAAGTCGCCGAGCGCCTCGAACGCAGCATAGCTGAAGACAAAGTAAACGTTAAAGTCCGCCACCTCAACTTAGACTCCAAATTCTTCCCCCGCTTTCTAATCAAAGATGAGGAAGAAGCTATCCTTTATGCGCCATTTGGCAATGAGGCGTCAGTTCTTAACTTGGAAGATGAGGGATTGTGGATTAACGATAAAATGTTCAACAGTGTTTTGAAAGCGTTTTTTGGTCAAATGTGGCATGTCGGCATTGACGCTTCCAGACGCATTGAAGAGTTAAAAACAGGAATCCCTATGGGCGAAACCGTGGTTATCAAGGATGCAGAGGAAGCTTGGAAAAAAATAACGCAAGTATTGGAATCAGCACAAGACGATGTTGCCATAATCACATCCTCACAAGGTATCAACAGTCTGGCAGAAAATGACCCCTTAATAAAATTCTTAAAAAAAGACCTGCAAGTCCGCATCATGGCATCAATTGATTTGGACAATCTGGGACCCGCCCAAAAACTCTCCGCTAACTACCAAATCAAACACGTGCCAATCAGCTACTTAACCATGATGCTTGTGGACAACAAGCACTTGTTCATGTTCAAAAATCCGCCATTAAATGATGTAGGTAATGAATTCAACGAAGCAACATTTTATCTTATAGATACCTTCTACAGCAGTGACCCAAGCCAGATTGAACGTGTCGCCGAAATGCTCAATGACATTTGGAAACGTGGCATAGAAATCTCTGAGGTCAGTAACCAAGCAGGCATGAAACTGCCCAGTGTTGAAGTTTCAATTTCAGACACAGCTGAAACGTTGGTTAATGCCCTGCTCGATAACAGCGTAAACACTGTGTTATTGATGGAGAACAGTAAACCCATAGGTGTAATTTGTGATCGTGATGTTTTGCGGGAAATTGTGGTTAAACAAAAAGACCCAAGAAAAACACAGGTTAAAAATTTACAGTTTACACCACTTGTTGTTTTAGGTAGTAAAGGCTCCATCACCAGTGCTTTGAAAATCATGAAGGAACGCGGAATGAGCCGCATTGCAATGGTAAAGAATGGCCAACTAGTTGGAATGCTCACAGAAGAAGTTGCTCAAAAATCGGTGGCTACCCCAATAAACATTGCATAACCCCCTTGTTTTTCTCAAAAAGGTAAACGATATTAACTTTCCAGTGTAAGCTGTAGAGGCGAGGAAGCAGCTTTGAAACTCAAACTTACGCCCCCTGTAATAATTGTTAATTTTAAAACATACCTTGAATCAACAGGAAAACGCGCCATAGACCTTGCAAAACAAGCCGAACGCGTCAACAAAGAAACAGGCGTCACCGTGATTGTTGCCCCACAGTTTACTGATTTAGCCGCCATTGCAAGCAGCGTGGAAATTCCAGTTTTAGCCCAACACCTTGACCCCATCAAACCAGGCAGCTCAACAGGTCACATCCTCGCTGAAGCCATATTGGATGCAGGCGCAGTTGGAACACTCATCAACCACTCTGAACGACAACTAAGACTAATCGACATTGACGCAACTATTACTTTGGCACGCGAAAAAGGATTAGTTTCCTGTGTATGCGCAAACAACCCCCAAGTTAGCGCCGCCGTTGCTGCTCTTAAACCAGATTTCACCTCGTTTGAGCCACCAGAACTTATCGGCACTGGAATTTCTGTGTCCAAAGCTAAACCCGAAGTAATCACCGACACCGTTAACTTGGTACGTAAGGTCGACCCAGAAATGACTGTGCTCTGTGGCGCAGGTATCAGTAAAGGCGAAGATGTATCCGTCGCGCTTAAACTGGGCACCAGTGGGGTTCTTGTTGCAAGCGGCATTGTCAAGGCGAAAGACCCATATAGCATCATGATGGAATTTGCTAAATCCAAAAAGTAGAAGTGAAATCTTGAAGGTTGAACCTGAATGCGCATCGTGCCTTCTGTGCCGCGCACAAATCGAAACCTACGACGCAACAACTAACCCAGCACTGCGTTTTCGCTGCATGGCAGAAGTTGTTAAACTAATAAACCGCGAATTCCGCCCAACCGCTGTCTCTGCCGATTTGGGAACCAAACGAGACCGCATAATCAAACAACTCACCGGATGCAACGACCCCTACGCAAGAAGCAAAAAACTTGCCAACGAAAAAGCGTTACAGATGCTACCCGGAGCTAAAAAAATGGTGCGCTCCGCCAACAATCAGCAGGAACGCTTCAAAAAAGCTGCCCTCTGCGCAATCGTTGGAAACATAATGGAGTTTGACATTCCAGGCAGCAAGTTTACCCTTAAAAACTTCCACAAAACCTTCAACGACGCCGCCAAAGACCTCTTCATAGATGACCTTGACAAAGCCTACGAGTTGGCTAAAAAAGCTGACGGTGTGCTTTTCCTTGCAGACAACGCCGGAGAAATCGTTTTTGACACTTTGCTGGCTGAGCAACTCAAAAACATGGGGTTAAAAGTTACCTACGTGGTTAAAGGTGCACCGGTGCTTAACGATGCAACCATGGAAGACGTGGAATTGTCAGGCATGGACAAGATGGTTGATGACGTAATCACAACAGGTACTGACGCAGTGGGGTTGCTGAAAAAAGAGGTTTCCAAAGAGTTTTTGGACGTTTACGAAAAAGAGCAACTTGTCTTTGCTAAGGGT is a window of Candidatus Bathyarchaeota archaeon DNA encoding:
- the rpl12p gene encoding 50S ribosomal protein P1, with the translated sequence MENIYAAMLLHKAGKEINEDAVTKVLSAAGLEVDAVQIKALVASLSEVNIEDAIKAAPTMMAAAPVAAPAEEKPAAPAEEKKKPEDDKAKEEAALEGLGALFG
- a CDS encoding RNA methyltransferase, coding for MPKKKLSIAIPASVISDTPHLREKTAKIGLIGRAAAIFRVDQIILYPDNPKANQKKNLQFIELLLNYLETPQYLRKTLFGIEPDLQYAGILPPLRTPNHPLSGKTKHLKVGEYRDGVVVSETKDGLMVDIGVEHPALLREHQFTVNQRLTLQVVNLGGRVEVQTVNREDIQSYWSYQVKVEPKSFSRVIDAGGFDLVVATSKIGDVFADVTEKIGARWANAGQVLVAFGAPSRGLDEIAESEGRRIEKLADFVVNTVPEQGTVTVRTEEALLATLALFNVYFNTGVIS
- a CDS encoding bifunctional phosphoglucose/phosphomannose isomerase, giving the protein MKPQTESSLDNLKKIQDQDKSNMLSFCINISANYLQAYQLAKTIKLSYPKPSSIIVAGMGGSAIGGDLLKDWAKDKIAVPIEINRDYQLPAYAGKKTLVIVSSYSGETEESLGAFLDAKKRDCMIFCVSSGGALLKYAEALGVPFLCVPKGMPPRVALPYMLMPLFVCMERLGLASGVSEEVVEAAEVLKQLADEYATEVASKDNLAKTLALKLNGSVPTIYGFEIYRSVSQRFKQQINENCKNPAKWAVFPELNHNEIVGWENAKDTAHLFSVIFIEDKDASKAIKSRISVTKQLMKNSGAKMLQIQSQGKTARAKMLSVICLGDFVSVYLAVLRGVDPTPVETINQLKSALEKSGVKEEIVAGLEKLAENC
- a CDS encoding response regulator codes for the protein MEHKKKILVVDDDKSILRTFTRILQKNGYEIDVAETGKEAIEKTEKQHYDLTLVDIRLPDMDGTDLLAKLKTQLKNTVKIMITGFPSLETGVKALDEGADAYLVKPVKPQELLLLLEEKLKNK
- a CDS encoding CBS domain-containing protein — protein: MSLNEKDITKFLQMLGLSKREIQVYMFLAKSGVQSTSFVAKRLKMERVQAYRTFKKLQEKGFIEATLERPTRFTIVPFENLVDSFINVKKNEVNNLSEQKQGLLAAWQSISAPESEYTLAKFSIITGKKKIHSKMLSMIEEANNEVLILTTALGLIQEDIAGIFDAAMTTKGKNLQLQIITSISQENLKVAERLERSIAEDKVNVKVRHLNLDSKFFPRFLIKDEEEAILYAPFGNEASVLNLEDEGLWINDKMFNSVLKAFFGQMWHVGIDASRRIEELKTGIPMGETVVIKDAEEAWKKITQVLESAQDDVAIITSSQGINSLAENDPLIKFLKKDLQVRIMASIDLDNLGPAQKLSANYQIKHVPISYLTMMLVDNKHLFMFKNPPLNDVGNEFNEATFYLIDTFYSSDPSQIERVAEMLNDIWKRGIEISEVSNQAGMKLPSVEVSISDTAETLVNALLDNSVNTVLLMENSKPIGVICDRDVLREIVVKQKDPRKTQVKNLQFTPLVVLGSKGSITSALKIMKERGMSRIAMVKNGQLVGMLTEEVAQKSVATPINIA
- the tpiA gene encoding triose-phosphate isomerase, with amino-acid sequence MKLKLTPPVIIVNFKTYLESTGKRAIDLAKQAERVNKETGVTVIVAPQFTDLAAIASSVEIPVLAQHLDPIKPGSSTGHILAEAILDAGAVGTLINHSERQLRLIDIDATITLAREKGLVSCVCANNPQVSAAVAALKPDFTSFEPPELIGTGISVSKAKPEVITDTVNLVRKVDPEMTVLCGAGISKGEDVSVALKLGTSGVLVASGIVKAKDPYSIMMEFAKSKK
- a CDS encoding ARMT1-like domain-containing protein — translated: MKVEPECASCLLCRAQIETYDATTNPALRFRCMAEVVKLINREFRPTAVSADLGTKRDRIIKQLTGCNDPYARSKKLANEKALQMLPGAKKMVRSANNQQERFKKAALCAIVGNIMEFDIPGSKFTLKNFHKTFNDAAKDLFIDDLDKAYELAKKADGVLFLADNAGEIVFDTLLAEQLKNMGLKVTYVVKGAPVLNDATMEDVELSGMDKMVDDVITTGTDAVGLLKKEVSKEFLDVYEKEQLVFAKGMGYAETLTEYKLTKPHLLLFRTKCVPVANYFAAPRNKNIAKLLMPTP